In Fodinicola acaciae, the following proteins share a genomic window:
- a CDS encoding suppressor of fused domain protein — MQPGDDVLVAVEAHLLTALGGDSGRASVTFLGVQRIDVLRFGPRSDGSVVYATLGASRAPMVEPTEMIADPVAGPRAELVLRLDEPRDSVLRTLAVLAATPSVEGLVLRPGGTVRLGEPLWSGAAARAVRIEEPSLVPDLPLGDGRDAVRFLTVVPDGSTMES; from the coding sequence GTGCAACCCGGCGATGACGTACTCGTGGCGGTCGAGGCGCACCTGCTGACCGCTCTCGGCGGCGACTCCGGCCGCGCGTCGGTGACTTTCCTCGGCGTGCAACGGATCGACGTGCTGCGCTTCGGGCCGCGGTCGGACGGGTCGGTGGTGTACGCGACGCTCGGCGCCTCACGTGCGCCGATGGTCGAGCCGACCGAGATGATCGCCGACCCGGTCGCCGGTCCACGCGCCGAGTTGGTGCTGCGGCTGGACGAGCCGCGGGACTCCGTGCTGCGCACGCTGGCCGTACTGGCCGCGACGCCGTCGGTCGAGGGTCTGGTGTTGCGTCCCGGCGGGACCGTGCGACTGGGGGAGCCGCTGTGGTCCGGAGCGGCGGCGCGGGCCGTGCGCATCGAGGAGCCGTCGCTCGTGCCGGACCTGCCGTTGGGTGACGGACGTGACGCCGTACGGTTCCTCACCGTCGTGCCGGACGGGTCGACAATGGAGTCATGA
- a CDS encoding Rv2578c family radical SAM protein: MRWEAQLVNRPAGASEEALPLDLPPQLTGPLSGAVRRTFDTPEFRGVTFYEVLAKSALNKVPAVSQVPFEWTVNPYRGCTHACRYCFARKTHSYLDLDTGRDFDTQVVVKVNIAEVLRRELASPRWQRPHVAMGTNTDPYQRAEGRYRLMPGIIEALADSGTGFSILTKGTLIARDLPLLRSAATGAGASAAQSIGFLDRELWRAVEPGTPSPQARLRVCGQLSDAGLRVSVLMAPVLPYLTDSDEAIDATAAAIADAGATQLTGIPLHLRPGAREWFMAWLSREHPRLVAPYRRLYRRGSYAPEDYRRDLSARIHAAARRHGLDRPGPARWMGQPESPTEPSPRPEQLTLL, from the coding sequence ATGCGGTGGGAGGCACAACTGGTGAACCGGCCGGCCGGCGCGTCCGAGGAGGCGCTGCCGCTGGACCTGCCGCCGCAGCTCACCGGGCCGCTGTCGGGGGCGGTCCGGCGTACGTTCGACACGCCGGAGTTTCGCGGCGTGACCTTCTACGAGGTGCTGGCCAAGTCGGCGCTCAACAAGGTGCCGGCGGTGTCGCAGGTGCCGTTCGAGTGGACGGTCAACCCGTATCGCGGCTGCACGCACGCCTGCCGCTATTGCTTCGCGCGCAAGACGCACAGCTATCTCGACCTGGACACCGGCCGCGACTTCGACACGCAGGTGGTGGTCAAGGTCAACATCGCCGAGGTGCTGCGCCGCGAGCTCGCCTCGCCGCGCTGGCAGCGGCCGCACGTGGCGATGGGGACCAACACCGATCCCTACCAGCGCGCCGAAGGCCGCTATCGGCTGATGCCCGGCATCATCGAGGCGCTGGCCGACTCCGGCACCGGCTTCTCCATCCTCACCAAAGGCACGCTGATCGCGCGCGATCTTCCACTGCTGAGGAGTGCGGCCACCGGCGCCGGAGCCAGCGCGGCGCAGTCGATCGGCTTCCTCGACCGCGAGCTGTGGCGCGCCGTCGAGCCTGGTACGCCAAGTCCGCAAGCCCGGCTGCGGGTCTGCGGCCAGCTGTCCGACGCCGGCCTGCGGGTGAGTGTGCTGATGGCGCCGGTGCTGCCGTATCTGACCGACTCCGACGAGGCCATCGACGCGACCGCCGCGGCGATCGCCGACGCCGGCGCGACCCAGCTCACCGGCATCCCGCTGCACCTGCGGCCCGGTGCGCGCGAGTGGTTCATGGCCTGGCTGTCCCGCGAGCATCCGCGGCTGGTGGCGCCCTATCGGCGGCTCTATCGCCGCGGCTCGTACGCGCCGGAGGACTATCGCCGCGACCTGTCCGCGCGGATCCACGCGGCGGCTCGCCGGCACGGCCTCGACCGGCCGGGTCCGGCGCGCTGGATGGGCCAACCTGAGTCGCCAACGGAGCCCTCGCCACGGCCGGAGCAGCTCACCCTGTTGTGA
- a CDS encoding acyl-CoA dehydrogenase family protein — protein sequence MARLAQTHGLTDVQTEILDAVHTFVEKEIIPAAQDLEHADEYPTEIVEKMKEMGLFGLTIDEEYGGLGESLLTYALVVEEIARGWMSVSGVINTHFIAAYMISRHGTEEQKRRLLPKMAAGEVRGAFSMSEPELGSDVAAIRTKAVKDGDGYVVNGQKMWLTNGGSSNLIALLVRTDEGAESPYRNMTAFLVEKPTGFGEVAPGLTIPGKIAKMGYKGVDTTEAVFDDYRISADAVLGGQTGRGFYQMMDGIEVGRVNVAARACGIAIRSFELAIAYAQQRKAFGKAIAEHQAVAFSLAEMATKIEAAHALMVNAARLKDSGARNDVEAGMAKLLASEYCAEVTQAAFRIHGGYGYSKEYEIERLMREAPFLLIGEGTSEIQKTIISRGLLRDYKLR from the coding sequence ATGGCGCGGCTGGCGCAGACCCACGGACTGACCGACGTGCAGACCGAGATCCTGGACGCGGTCCACACCTTCGTGGAGAAGGAGATCATCCCGGCCGCGCAGGACCTGGAGCACGCCGACGAATATCCCACCGAGATCGTCGAGAAGATGAAGGAGATGGGGCTGTTCGGCCTCACCATCGACGAGGAGTACGGCGGCCTCGGCGAGTCGCTGCTCACGTACGCGCTGGTGGTCGAGGAGATCGCGCGCGGCTGGATGAGCGTGTCCGGCGTGATCAACACGCATTTCATCGCCGCGTACATGATTTCCCGGCACGGCACCGAGGAACAGAAGCGGCGGCTGCTGCCGAAGATGGCGGCCGGTGAGGTGCGCGGTGCGTTTTCCATGTCGGAGCCGGAGCTGGGCTCCGACGTCGCCGCGATCCGCACCAAGGCGGTGAAGGATGGCGACGGATATGTGGTCAACGGCCAGAAAATGTGGCTCACCAACGGTGGTTCGTCCAACCTGATCGCGCTTCTGGTGCGTACGGACGAAGGCGCGGAGTCGCCATACCGGAACATGACCGCGTTTCTGGTCGAGAAGCCGACCGGCTTCGGCGAGGTCGCGCCGGGACTGACCATCCCCGGCAAGATCGCGAAAATGGGCTACAAGGGCGTCGACACCACCGAGGCGGTCTTCGACGACTACCGGATCTCCGCCGACGCCGTGCTCGGCGGCCAGACCGGCCGTGGTTTCTACCAGATGATGGACGGCATCGAGGTCGGCCGCGTGAACGTCGCCGCGCGCGCGTGCGGCATCGCGATCCGGTCGTTTGAGCTGGCCATCGCGTACGCGCAGCAGCGCAAGGCGTTTGGCAAGGCGATCGCCGAGCACCAAGCCGTCGCCTTCTCACTCGCCGAGATGGCGACCAAGATCGAGGCGGCGCACGCGCTGATGGTCAACGCGGCGCGGCTCAAGGACTCCGGCGCGCGCAACGACGTGGAGGCCGGCATGGCCAAGCTGCTGGCCAGCGAGTACTGCGCCGAGGTGACGCAGGCGGCGTTCCGCATCCACGGCGGCTATGGCTATTCCAAGGAGTACGAGATCGAGCGGCTGATGCGCGAGGCGCCGTTCCTGCTGATCGGCGAGGGGACCAGCGAGATCCAGAAGACGATCATCAGCCGCGGCCTGCTGCGCGACTACAAGCTCCGATAA
- a CDS encoding DUF4190 domain-containing protein produces MTYQPPTTGYPYGQPYQPYAVRKTNTMAILALVFGFVFFPLGIYFGHRAKKEIAVTGEDGEGLATAGIIVGWIHAGIWGVAVAFMLVWLVFVILYFVFAVSLIGASASTAGTNALTFALSLL; encoded by the coding sequence ATGACCTACCAGCCACCGACCACCGGTTACCCGTACGGACAGCCGTACCAGCCGTACGCAGTGCGCAAGACCAACACGATGGCGATCCTCGCGCTGGTCTTCGGCTTCGTCTTCTTCCCGCTCGGCATCTACTTCGGCCACCGCGCCAAGAAGGAGATCGCGGTCACCGGCGAGGACGGCGAGGGCCTGGCCACCGCCGGCATCATCGTCGGCTGGATCCACGCCGGCATCTGGGGCGTGGCGGTGGCGTTCATGCTCGTCTGGCTGGTCTTCGTCATCCTCTACTTCGTGTTCGCGGTCAGCCTGATCGGAGCCAGCGCCAGCACCGCCGGCACAAATGCGCTGACCTTCGCCCTCTCCCTCCTTTAG
- a CDS encoding SDR family NAD(P)-dependent oxidoreductase gives MVEKISDELSGRVALVTGAGSPHGIGFAVSYRLRSMGATVAIVSTTKRIHERAQELDASGFVADLADPAEVAALSDALNETVGEPDIVINNAGMASLASPEVLRPVAHLSDADWRAEIDRNLTTAFLVSRALVGQMAERGWGRIVNVASTTGPVNAVPAEAGYAAAKAGMVGLTRALAMEVVADGVTVNAVAPGWIRTSSSTATELEYGRLTPVGRPGTPEEVASAVCYLASPGASYITGQLLVVDGGNSVDSGRR, from the coding sequence GTGGTCGAGAAGATCAGCGACGAGTTGAGCGGACGGGTGGCGCTGGTCACCGGTGCCGGCAGCCCGCACGGCATCGGTTTCGCGGTGTCCTACCGGCTGCGGTCGATGGGGGCCACGGTCGCGATCGTGTCGACCACGAAGCGGATCCACGAGCGCGCACAGGAGCTGGACGCGTCGGGTTTCGTCGCCGACCTGGCCGACCCGGCCGAGGTGGCCGCGCTGTCCGACGCGCTCAACGAGACGGTCGGCGAGCCGGACATCGTGATCAACAACGCCGGCATGGCGTCGCTGGCCAGCCCGGAGGTGCTGCGGCCGGTCGCGCACCTGTCCGACGCCGACTGGCGCGCCGAGATCGACCGCAACCTGACCACCGCGTTCCTGGTGTCGCGAGCGCTGGTCGGACAGATGGCCGAGCGCGGCTGGGGACGGATCGTGAACGTGGCCTCCACCACCGGCCCGGTCAACGCGGTGCCCGCCGAGGCCGGTTACGCGGCGGCCAAGGCCGGCATGGTCGGCCTCACCAGGGCCCTGGCGATGGAGGTCGTCGCGGACGGGGTGACGGTCAACGCGGTCGCGCCCGGCTGGATCCGCACGTCGTCCTCGACCGCGACCGAGCTGGAATACGGCCGGCTGACGCCGGTCGGCCGGCCCGGTACGCCGGAGGAGGTCGCCTCGGCGGTGTGCTATCTCGCCTCGCCCGGCGCCTCGTACATCACCGGCCAGCTGCTGGTCGTGGACGGCGGCAACAGCGTCGACTCCGGCCGCCGCTAG
- a CDS encoding DUF4190 domain-containing protein codes for MTNPYDPYDPYQQQQPQPTTGYGYGGGYPPTRSTNALAIVSMVLSILGIFACGALSLAGAICGHIAINQVRERNEEGEGFAKAGIIVGWIATGLWVVGVVLYILFIVGLVVWGVSQTPTPYTTY; via the coding sequence ATGACCAATCCATACGATCCGTACGACCCGTACCAGCAGCAACAGCCGCAACCGACGACCGGATACGGCTACGGCGGCGGCTATCCGCCGACCCGGTCGACCAACGCGCTGGCCATCGTGTCCATGGTCCTGTCGATCCTGGGCATCTTCGCCTGTGGCGCGCTCTCGCTCGCCGGGGCGATCTGCGGGCACATCGCGATCAACCAGGTGCGCGAACGCAACGAGGAGGGCGAGGGGTTCGCCAAAGCCGGCATCATCGTCGGCTGGATCGCCACCGGCCTGTGGGTGGTCGGCGTGGTCCTCTACATCCTGTTCATCGTCGGGCTGGTGGTGTGGGGCGTCAGCCAGACGCCGACGCCGTACACGACGTATTAG
- a CDS encoding helical backbone metal receptor: MFTRARRYAAALLATALIAGCAQTPSTPTTGSSGGAFPVTVKASNGTVTIAAKPARIVSLSPTATEMLYAIGAGGEVKAVDDQSDFPANAPRTKLSGFKPNAEAVAGYKPDLVLIQNDTNGLLAALTRLKITVLVLPSATTLEASYAQTLALGTATGHLPQARQAVQAEKTKIAAAVSTAKDRGKGLKVYHEVDPTYFSATSRTFAGDIYKLFGMVNIADAAKATAPDYPQLSAEFVVRSAPDVIVLADTQCCAQSAAVVAKRPAFANVPAVRTNTIVAISDDIASRWGPRAADLAAAISTAIVNRKA; the protein is encoded by the coding sequence ATGTTCACGAGAGCGCGCCGGTATGCCGCCGCATTGCTGGCAACCGCACTGATCGCCGGCTGTGCGCAGACACCGAGCACCCCCACCACTGGCTCGTCCGGCGGCGCGTTTCCGGTGACGGTGAAGGCCAGCAACGGCACGGTCACCATCGCGGCCAAGCCGGCGCGGATCGTCTCGCTGTCGCCGACCGCCACCGAGATGCTGTACGCGATCGGTGCCGGCGGCGAGGTCAAGGCGGTCGACGACCAGTCCGACTTCCCGGCCAACGCGCCGCGGACGAAGCTGTCCGGTTTCAAGCCCAACGCCGAGGCGGTCGCCGGCTACAAGCCCGACCTGGTGCTGATCCAGAACGACACCAACGGCCTGCTGGCCGCGCTGACCCGGCTGAAGATCACCGTGCTGGTGCTGCCGTCGGCCACCACGCTGGAGGCGTCGTACGCGCAGACGCTCGCGCTCGGCACCGCCACCGGTCACCTGCCGCAGGCGCGACAGGCCGTACAGGCGGAGAAAACCAAGATCGCCGCAGCGGTTTCCACCGCGAAGGACCGCGGCAAGGGCCTCAAGGTCTATCACGAGGTCGACCCGACGTATTTCTCCGCGACCTCGCGCACTTTCGCCGGTGACATCTACAAACTCTTCGGCATGGTCAACATCGCCGACGCGGCGAAGGCCACCGCGCCGGACTATCCGCAGCTTTCCGCGGAGTTCGTCGTGCGGTCGGCGCCAGACGTCATCGTGCTGGCCGACACGCAATGCTGTGCGCAGTCGGCGGCCGTCGTCGCGAAGCGACCGGCGTTCGCGAACGTGCCGGCCGTACGCACCAACACGATCGTGGCGATCAGCGACGACATCGCCTCGCGCTGGGGACCGCGGGCCGCCGACCTCGCCGCCGCGATCTCCACCGCGATCGTGAACCGGAAGGCATGA
- a CDS encoding FecCD family ABC transporter permease, whose protein sequence is MTTRAVTDRVRPSRPAIAVIAVVLLLALAMLLAVCVGSTVVSPLALLTGRLSDVDAEVILQLRLPRVLLAALVGGMLSQAGAAYQGVFRNPLADPYLLGAAAGAGLGATAMIVLARGTFAVAVPIGAFVGAMIGVGSAYVLGRAASRTGGTAALLLAGLASTAFFTAVQTALLQAHNSDLLQVTAWILGQLGTASWDSLGLIAPYAAVAAVLLAFAGRWLDVLSVGDDEAASLGLRPERVRFAILLAASLSTAAAVSAAGLIGFVGLVVPHILRRLAGTSYRLLLPLSLFGGSIFLVLSDLLSRTALYPAEIPIGVVTAFVGAPFFAFLLLVGNRQ, encoded by the coding sequence ATGACGACACGCGCCGTCACCGACCGCGTCCGGCCGTCCCGGCCGGCGATCGCGGTGATCGCCGTCGTTTTGTTGCTGGCGCTGGCGATGCTGCTCGCGGTCTGCGTCGGCTCGACGGTGGTCTCGCCGCTGGCGCTGCTGACCGGCCGGCTGTCCGATGTGGACGCCGAGGTGATCCTGCAGCTGCGGCTGCCGCGGGTCCTGCTGGCGGCGCTGGTCGGCGGCATGCTGTCGCAGGCCGGCGCGGCCTATCAGGGCGTTTTTCGCAATCCACTGGCCGATCCGTATCTGCTGGGCGCGGCGGCCGGGGCGGGTCTGGGCGCGACCGCGATGATCGTGCTGGCGCGAGGCACTTTCGCGGTGGCGGTGCCGATCGGCGCGTTCGTCGGCGCGATGATCGGGGTCGGCAGCGCGTACGTGCTCGGCCGCGCGGCCAGCCGTACCGGTGGCACGGCCGCCCTGTTGTTGGCCGGTCTGGCGAGTACGGCGTTCTTCACCGCCGTCCAGACGGCGCTTTTGCAGGCCCACAACAGCGATCTGCTGCAGGTCACCGCGTGGATCCTCGGCCAGCTCGGCACCGCCAGCTGGGACTCGCTCGGCCTGATCGCGCCGTACGCGGCGGTCGCGGCGGTGTTGCTGGCCTTCGCCGGCCGCTGGCTGGACGTGCTGTCGGTCGGCGACGACGAGGCCGCCTCGCTCGGCCTGCGGCCGGAGCGCGTACGGTTTGCCATCCTGCTGGCCGCGTCGCTGTCGACCGCGGCGGCCGTGTCGGCGGCCGGCCTGATCGGCTTCGTCGGCCTGGTGGTGCCGCACATCCTGCGGCGATTGGCCGGCACGTCCTATCGCCTGCTGCTGCCGCTGTCCTTGTTTGGTGGCTCGATTTTCCTTGTGTTGTCCGACCTTCTGTCGCGTACGGCGTTGTATCCGGCGGAAATACCGATCGGTGTGGTGACCGCTTTCGTCGGGGCACCGTTCTTCGCTTTCCTGCTGTTGGTGGGAAACCGGCAGTGA
- a CDS encoding ABC transporter ATP-binding protein, which produces MKVEISGLSVALSKATVLRDVDVSVPAGSWLGLIGPNGAGKSTLLRALLGLVPSTGRILLGGKEIGSLRARERARLVAYAPQSPLLPTGMSVLDYTLLGRTPYQSLLGAPGRSDRVLADGILRRLDLDGLGGRPLQTLSGGERQRVVLARALAQQPSLLLLDEPTASLDLGHAQAVLELVDRLRVEDGITVVSALHDLSLAAQYPVSLVLLAGGSVVATGRPSAVLTAESLATYYSARVAVDTGPTGLPRITPLRR; this is translated from the coding sequence GTGAAGGTCGAGATTTCCGGGCTGTCGGTGGCTTTGAGCAAGGCCACCGTGTTGCGTGACGTGGACGTCAGTGTGCCGGCCGGCTCGTGGCTGGGGCTGATCGGACCCAACGGTGCCGGCAAGTCGACGTTGTTACGAGCACTGCTCGGCCTGGTGCCGTCGACCGGCCGGATTTTGCTGGGTGGCAAGGAAATCGGCTCGCTGCGAGCGCGTGAGCGGGCTCGGCTGGTGGCGTACGCGCCGCAGTCGCCGCTGCTGCCGACCGGCATGTCGGTGCTCGACTACACCTTGCTGGGACGCACGCCGTACCAGTCGCTGCTCGGCGCGCCCGGTCGCTCCGACCGCGTGCTGGCGGACGGGATCCTGCGCCGACTCGACCTCGACGGCCTCGGCGGCCGGCCGCTGCAGACGCTGTCCGGCGGCGAGCGGCAGCGGGTCGTACTCGCGCGGGCGCTGGCTCAGCAGCCGAGCCTGTTGCTGCTGGACGAGCCGACCGCCTCGCTCGACCTCGGTCACGCGCAGGCGGTGCTCGAGTTGGTCGACCGGCTGCGCGTCGAGGACGGCATCACGGTCGTGAGCGCGCTGCACGACCTGTCGCTGGCGGCGCAGTATCCGGTGTCGCTGGTGTTGCTGGCCGGCGGATCGGTGGTCGCGACCGGTCGGCCGTCGGCGGTGCTCACCGCCGAGAGCCTGGCCACGTACTATTCCGCGCGCGTCGCGGTCGACACGGGACCGACCGGCCTGCCGCGGATCACTCCGCTGCGCCGCTGA
- a CDS encoding RidA family protein — MGSIETKLRDLGIELPTKLARGTGLIPCVQHGDLLFVSGHGPADNDGNLLYRGRVGAEVSLEEAYDAARATGVQLLRSIRDYLGDLDRVERIVKALAFVNSADDFHEQPTVVHGFSDLMVEVFGAHRGQHARSAIGTSNLPLNQPVEIELIVAIRP, encoded by the coding sequence GTGGGATCCATCGAGACCAAGCTGCGCGACCTCGGCATCGAGCTGCCGACGAAACTGGCGCGCGGGACCGGCCTCATTCCCTGTGTCCAGCACGGTGACCTGTTGTTCGTCTCCGGCCACGGCCCGGCAGACAACGACGGCAACCTGCTCTACCGCGGCCGGGTCGGCGCGGAGGTGTCGCTGGAGGAGGCATACGACGCGGCTCGCGCCACCGGCGTACAGCTGCTGCGCAGCATCCGTGACTACCTCGGCGACCTCGACCGCGTCGAGCGGATCGTCAAGGCGCTCGCGTTCGTCAACAGCGCCGATGACTTCCACGAGCAGCCGACCGTGGTGCACGGCTTCTCCGACCTGATGGTCGAGGTGTTCGGCGCGCACCGCGGCCAGCACGCCAGGTCGGCGATCGGCACGTCCAACCTGCCGCTGAACCAGCCGGTGGAGATCGAGCTGATCGTCGCCATCCGCCCCTGA
- a CDS encoding aminotransferase class V-fold PLP-dependent enzyme — protein MTTYVNEAYAELGLRPVINAAATLTKLGGSIVAPPVLPAMEAASRNFVDVFELHRAVGQKLAKLTGNEDALITSGAAAAITLAVIGCICGKNPVALEDLPYLDKTGEKTVIIYGSQRNAYDYAVRQVGARIVEIGPTLDELEAAIDERTACVLWFAGVLSIGSPPLEQVVELAHRHDVPVVVDAAAQIPPVSSLWHFTTEAGADAALFSGGKGLRGPQSTGLLVGKEWLIAAARANGAPNHSLGRGLKTGKEELLGLVAAIEWTMQQDEPAIIGAYEASVRKWIDGLSGFAGVTVERGYPSEAGQPHGRAIVHIGPDSGWTRDDLVAALWDLDPRIAVSAHETDAIALNPQTLLEGEDDIVLGEIRRLLKTKE, from the coding sequence ATGACCACGTACGTGAACGAGGCCTATGCCGAGCTCGGCCTGCGTCCGGTCATCAATGCCGCCGCCACGCTGACAAAACTCGGTGGATCGATCGTCGCGCCGCCGGTTTTGCCGGCGATGGAAGCCGCTTCGCGTAACTTCGTTGACGTTTTCGAGCTGCACCGCGCGGTCGGCCAGAAGCTCGCGAAGCTGACCGGCAACGAGGACGCGCTGATCACCAGCGGCGCCGCCGCGGCGATCACGCTGGCCGTCATCGGGTGCATCTGCGGGAAAAACCCGGTGGCGCTGGAGGATCTGCCGTATCTGGACAAGACCGGTGAGAAGACGGTCATTATTTATGGCAGCCAGCGCAACGCATACGACTACGCGGTGCGGCAGGTCGGCGCACGGATCGTCGAAATCGGCCCGACGCTGGACGAGCTGGAAGCCGCGATCGACGAGCGTACGGCCTGCGTGCTGTGGTTCGCCGGCGTGCTGTCGATTGGATCTCCGCCGCTGGAACAGGTGGTGGAGCTCGCGCACCGCCACGACGTGCCGGTCGTCGTCGACGCGGCGGCGCAGATCCCGCCGGTGTCCTCGCTGTGGCATTTCACCACCGAGGCCGGCGCCGACGCGGCACTTTTCAGCGGTGGCAAGGGATTGCGGGGTCCGCAGTCGACCGGGCTGCTGGTCGGCAAGGAATGGCTGATCGCGGCGGCACGAGCCAACGGCGCACCGAACCACTCGCTCGGCCGCGGCCTGAAGACCGGCAAGGAGGAACTGCTCGGCCTGGTGGCGGCGATCGAATGGACAATGCAGCAGGACGAGCCGGCCATTATCGGTGCGTACGAGGCATCGGTCCGGAAATGGATCGACGGCCTGTCCGGTTTCGCCGGCGTGACCGTCGAACGCGGTTATCCGAGCGAGGCCGGCCAACCGCACGGCCGCGCGATCGTCCACATTGGACCGGACAGCGGCTGGACGCGCGACGACCTGGTCGCCGCACTCTGGGACCTCGACCCGCGGATCGCGGTCAGCGCACACGAAACCGACGCGATCGCGTTGAACCCGCAGACTTTGCTGGAAGGCGAAGACGACATCGTACTCGGCGAAATCCGCCGGCTGCTGAAAACAAAGGAGTAA
- a CDS encoding acetylxylan esterase, with protein MADFDAYWEKIDTELALLPARPEIRRIPGRTTDDFTGYEVRFTSLGSYRIFGYLSVPTGDGPFPALLATPRYGSVNNPPHWVDRLRYVTLTIMHRGQRLADSPYAAAYPGLLTDGIEDPDSYIYRGVAADCLRAAELLLDRPEVDSSRIGVVGDDFAVITAARRPVFAAVQVPDVLLYQWDKRRQNTVAYPVEEFNDYLRTHPDRAAAVARTLGFFDVERHAAAVRAAVRAEVADEAGTMAGLAKVLKAETYAPTHEGQTDNDAVDAWLAGKLGVRPLSKFDKVYA; from the coding sequence ATGGCGGATTTCGACGCGTATTGGGAAAAGATCGACACCGAGCTGGCGTTGCTGCCGGCGCGACCGGAGATCCGGCGGATTCCCGGCCGGACGACCGACGACTTCACCGGCTACGAGGTGCGGTTCACCAGCCTCGGCTCGTACCGGATTTTCGGTTATCTGAGCGTACCGACAGGCGATGGACCTTTTCCGGCGCTGCTTGCGACACCGCGCTATGGCAGCGTCAACAATCCACCGCATTGGGTCGACCGGTTGCGTTACGTCACGCTGACGATCATGCACCGCGGCCAGCGACTGGCGGATTCTCCTTACGCTGCCGCGTATCCGGGACTGCTGACCGACGGCATCGAGGACCCCGACTCCTACATTTATCGCGGCGTCGCGGCCGACTGCCTGCGTGCGGCCGAGCTGTTGCTGGACCGGCCGGAGGTCGACAGCTCGCGGATCGGGGTCGTCGGCGACGACTTCGCGGTCATCACCGCGGCGCGGCGACCGGTGTTCGCGGCCGTACAGGTGCCGGACGTTCTGCTTTACCAGTGGGACAAACGGCGCCAGAACACGGTGGCGTATCCAGTGGAGGAGTTCAACGACTACCTGCGTACTCATCCGGACAGGGCCGCGGCGGTGGCGCGTACGCTGGGATTCTTCGACGTCGAGCGCCATGCCGCGGCCGTGCGGGCAGCGGTCCGTGCCGAGGTCGCCGACGAGGCCGGCACGATGGCGGGCCTGGCCAAGGTGCTGAAGGCGGAGACATACGCGCCGACGCACGAAGGCCAGACCGACAACGACGCGGTCGACGCGTGGTTGGCCGGAAAGCTCGGTGTGCGGCCATTATCCAAGTTTGACAAGGTCTACGCATGA
- a CDS encoding acetylxylan esterase — protein sequence MTRVREPQRYTVDVHRPDDFDEFWAGTLEQTRRIPLAPVFDYVPERSTDEIAVYDVHYDSWAGVRISGWYAVPRAEVLPPPYPVLMLLPGYISEPVIPKSWARQGYAAFAVAPRGKLRSNQRFNPGYPGLLVENIIDPNTYAYRGFYVDAVRAVETALTRPEVDADRVGLHGSSQGGALTITTAGLMPDVIKCGAAGAPYLCGFMDSAKLTHSYPYEEINEYLRVFPEHEKQVTETVGYFDGVNFAPRIRAAMLTYIGLQDDVCPPETGFAVHEAMACPKELLTYERCGHDAGHHWAMPKVEEFLASHLTPAAVGR from the coding sequence GTGACGCGCGTGCGGGAACCACAGCGTTACACCGTCGACGTGCACAGACCGGACGATTTCGACGAGTTCTGGGCCGGCACACTGGAGCAGACGCGGCGCATTCCGCTCGCGCCGGTCTTCGACTACGTGCCGGAGCGGTCGACCGACGAGATCGCCGTCTACGACGTGCATTACGACAGCTGGGCCGGCGTACGGATCTCCGGCTGGTATGCGGTGCCGCGTGCGGAGGTGCTGCCACCGCCGTATCCGGTGCTGATGCTGCTGCCCGGCTACATCTCCGAGCCGGTGATCCCGAAAAGCTGGGCCAGGCAGGGGTATGCGGCGTTTGCTGTGGCGCCACGCGGAAAACTGCGCTCCAACCAGCGTTTCAACCCCGGATATCCGGGGCTGTTGGTGGAGAACATCATCGACCCGAACACCTACGCGTATCGCGGTTTCTACGTCGATGCCGTGCGTGCCGTGGAAACCGCGCTGACTCGGCCGGAGGTCGACGCCGACCGCGTTGGGCTGCACGGCTCGAGCCAGGGTGGCGCGCTCACCATCACCACCGCCGGCCTGATGCCGGACGTCATCAAGTGTGGTGCCGCCGGCGCGCCCTACCTGTGCGGTTTCATGGACTCGGCGAAGCTGACGCATTCCTATCCGTACGAGGAAATCAACGAATACCTGCGGGTCTTCCCCGAGCACGAGAAGCAGGTCACCGAGACGGTCGGCTATTTCGACGGCGTCAACTTCGCGCCGCGGATCCGCGCCGCGATGCTCACCTACATCGGCCTGCAGGACGACGTCTGCCCGCCGGAGACCGGTTTCGCCGTACACGAGGCGATGGCCTGCCCCAAGGAGCTGCTCACCTACGAGCGGTGCGGCCATGACGCCGGACATCACTGGGCCATGCCGAAAGTGGAGGAATTCTTGGCATCGCACCTGACGCCGGCGGCGGTGGGTCGCTGA